DNA from Massilia antarctica:
GCCGCAGCCGGAGCTGCCCAGCAGCGCGAAGATCTCGCCCTTGTCGATGGCGAGCGAAATGTCGTTCACGGCGCGCACGCCGTCGAATGCCTTGACGAGGTTGCGGATCAGGAGAAAAGGCTGCGAACTTGCGGGTTGTGCATTCGTCATATGAATGATGAAAGAATAGGCAAAGCCGCAATTTTATCGGACATACGCCGGTATGCAGGCAAAATGATTACATCCCGGTCTTAAAACGCGTAAATACGCGCGTCATGGTGCGGCGCGCGTCGGCGCTCAGGGGTTCGGGCACCACCATGCGCTGCTTGTCCGTGTCGGGCAGGTAGACCGTGTGGTTGCCGGCGATGTCGGGCCGCACCAGGCGCGTGGCGGCCGCATTCGGGTTGGCGTAAAAGACCTTGTTGGTCAGGCTGGCGTGCACCTCGGGGCGCAGGATGTAGTTGATCCACAGGTGGGCGTTGCCCGGATGCGGGGCGTCGGCCGGAATGGCCATGGTGTCGAACATCAGGGTCGCGCTCTTCGGCACCAGGGCCACGATGTTCTGGCCGTTCTTGCTGTCGATGGCGCGCTGGCGCGCGATGTTGATGTCCCCCGACCAGCCGAGCGAGACGCACAGGGCGCCGTTGGCCAGGTCGTTGATGTAGCCGGCGGAGCTGAACAGGGTCACCGATGGCCGGATCGCCTGCAGCATGCGGGCCGCGTCCTGGTAGTCGGCGCTGTTTTTCGAATAGGCCGGTTTGCCGATGTAGAGCAGCGCGGCGGGCAGCACCTCGGACGGGGAATCAAGAAAGGAAATGCCGCACGATTTGAGCTTGCTCGCGTAGCGCGGATCGAACACCAGGTCCCACACGTTGTCGGGCATGGGCAAGCTGCCCAGGGCCGCCTTGACCTTGTCGACGTTGATGCCCAAGGTGGTGTAGCCCCACAGCCAGACCACCAGGTGCTTGTTGTCCGGGTCGAGCCGTTTGACCAGCGTTTGCAGCGCCGGATCGAGATTGGCCAGGTTGGGCAGGCTGGCCTTGTCCAGGGGCCGCAGCAGGCCGCCATCGATCTGCAGGCGCGCCCAGTGGGCCGTGGGGACTACGATGTCGTAGCCGGTCTTGCCGGCGGTGAGCTTGGCGTGCAGGACTTCGTTGCTGTCGAACAGATCGTAGCGGACCTTGATGCCGGTTTCTTTTTCGAAGTTGCGGACCGTGTCGTCGGCGATGTAGTCGGACCAGTTGTAGATGTTGAGGATTTTTTCTTCCTCCGGAGCGGCGAGCGCCACCTTGGCGGCGGCCGCGAGGCCGAGGATGAAGCACTGTGCGATGCGGCCTATCGTCTTCATCCTGCCTCCCGTTGTTAACGTGAATTCAAGTGACCCAGCCCCGCTGCTGCAAGTCGATCAGGGTGGCCTCGAGGCAGTACCTGATCTTGAAAATCATTTCGTCGATCTGCGCCCGCGTCATCACCAGCGGCGGTGCGATGATCATGCGGTCGCCCACGGCGCGCATGATGATCCCGTTGGCGAACATGTAGCCGCGGCAGATCATGCCCACGCCCTGCTCCGGCTCGAAGAACTCGCAGTCGTGCACCGCTGCGGCCTTCTTGCGCACCAGGTTCAGCCCCGCCACGAAACCGCAGCTGTCGGCGTAACCCACCAGCGGATGATCCATCAGCTCCGCGAACTTCTCCTTGAGGTACGGGCCGGTGTCCTGCGCCACCTGCTGCACCAGACGCTCGTCGATCAGGATGCGGATGTTTTCCAGCGCCGCCGCGCAGGCCACCGGGTGGCCCGAATACGTGAACCCGTGATTGAAGTCGCCGCCTTCGTGGATCAGCACGTCCGCTACCCGATCACCGACCAGCACGCCACCTAAGGGAACATATCCCGAGGTCACCCCCTTCGCGAACGTAATCAAGTCAGGTTTGATCTGCATCAATTCAGAGCCAAACCATGTACCAAGACGGCCAAAACCGCAAATGACTTCGTCGGCGATCAAGAGCACGCCGTACTTGTCGCAGATGCGGCCGATTTCGGGCCAGTAGGTGGCCGGGGGGATGATCACGCCGCCGGCGCCCTGCACCGGTTCGCCGATGAAGGCGGCGACCTTGTCGGGGCCGACCTCGAGGATCTTGGTCTCCAGCCAGCCGGCGGCCACGATGCCGAATTCGTCGGCGCTCATGCCGCTGCCGTTTTCCAGCCAGTTCGGCTGGCCGATATGCTCGATCCCGGGGATCATGCCGCCCTGCTCGTGCATGCCCGCCATGCCGCCCAGCGCCGCGCCGGCCACCGTGCTGCCGTGGTAGGCGTTGTAGCGGCTGATGATGGTGTGGCGCTGAGGGAAGCCTTTCAGGTCCCAGTAGCGGCGCACCATGCGCAGGTTGGTGTCGTTCGCTTCCGAGCCGGAGCCGGTGAAGAACACGTGGTTGAACTGGGGCGGCGAAATCTCCACCAGCAGCGCGGCCAGGCGGGTGGCCGGCACGTTGGTGGTGTTGAAGAAGCTGTTATAGAAGGGCAGGGTCTGCATCTGGCGGTACACCGCGTCCGAGATGCTGGTGCGCCCGTAGCCGACATTGACGCACCACAGGCCCGACATCCCGTCGAGGATCTTGTTACCCTCCGAATCCCACAGGTAGATGCCGTCGCCGCGCACCATCACGCGCGCGCCGCGTTCGCCCAGCGCCTTGTGGTCGGTGAAGGGATGCATGTAGTGCGCCGCATCCTGGCGCTGGATTTCGGCGGTGTCGTAGACGTCGTGTGTCGCGGCCTTGACCGACGCGACCAGCGCGGCGCTCGGGACCATGGGGTTGGCTGTCATGATGGACCTCGTTTCTAATTATTGTCGGTGCTCTTGCTTGTTATAGGTGCGGCAGAAAATCAAACGTGGAGCAGCAAATGCTCGCGCTCCCACGGGCTGATGACGGTCATGAATTCCTGGTGTTCGAGGTCCTTGATGGCCGCATACACGTCGATGAAGCGCTCGCCCAGCACCGTGCGCAGCTTGTCCTCGGCGCGCAGCAGGTGCAGTGCTTCGGGCAGGCCCTGGGGCAGTTCGAACGGCAGTTCATAGGCGCTGCCATTCATCATGGCGGTCGGTTCGAGCTGCTCGGTCATGCCGAGGTAGCCACAGGCCAGGGTCACGGCCAATGCCAGGTAGGGGTTGGCGTCGGCGCCGATGATGCGGTTTTCCACGCGCCGGTCCTGCACGCCCGATTCGGGCACGCGAAAGCCCACCGTGCGGTTGTCCAGGCCCCACTGGATATTGATCGGCGCAGCCGTGTGGCGCACGATGCGGCGGTACGAATTGACGTACGGCGCGACGATGGCCATGGCCGACGGCATGTAGCGCTGCAGCCCGCCGATGTACTGCTTGAACAGGGGCGAGGCCGAACCATCTTCGCTGCTGAAGATATTCAGGCCGGTCTTGGTGTCGACCACGCTCTGGTGCACGTGCATGGCCGAACCGGGTTCGCCCGCCATCGGCTTGGCCATGAAGGTGGCGTACATGTCGTGCTTGAGGGCTGCCTCGCGCAAGGTGCGCTTGAAGAAGAATACCTTGTCGGCCAGGCCGAGCGGGTCGCCATGCAGGAAGTTGATTTCCATCTGGCCGGCGCCGATCTCGTGGATCAGGGTGTCGACGTCGAGGTTCATCAGTTCGCAGTAATCGTAGATATCCTCGAACAGCGGGTCGAATTCGTTGACGGCGTCGATGCTGTAGACCTGGCGGCTGGTTTCGGCGCGGCCGCTGCGGCCGATCGGCGGTTTGAGCGGCAGGTCGGGATCGATATTCTTGGCGGTCAGGTAGAACTCGAGTTCGGGCGCGACCACCGGCTTCCAGCCCTTGTCGGCGTACAGTTTCAGGACGCGGCGCAGTACCGTGCGCGGCGCGAAGTCGACCAGTTTGCCGTCGGCGAAATAGCAGTCGTGGATCACCTGCGCGGTCGGGTCGACCGCCCATGGCACCATGGTGATGGTGGTCGGATCGGCCTTGAGGATCATGTCGCGGTCGGTGGCCGAGATGGCGCGGTCGTAGGCCTCGTCATCTACGGGATAGTTGCCGGTCACGGTCATCCCCAGCACCGCCTCGGGAATGCGCATGCCGCGCTCCTGGGTGAATTTGCCGCGCGGGAGGATCTTGCCGCGCGCGACCCCGGTCAGGTCGGGGATCAGGCATTCGATTTCGGTGACCCGTTTTTCGTTGAGCCACAGGTCCATGTCGGTATAGGTAAAGTTTTCGCGAATTGCCATGATGTTCTCTCTGTAGTTTGCGCTCTGTTATTTGCTCATGCGCGCGCGGGCAGATGCCGCCGGCGTGCTGGGGAAGCGAGGATGGCAGGCGGCGCTACGGCACGCAGCGCAGGGCCCACTTTTCGTAATGGCTGGTGGCGTGTGTCGTCATGCGCGCCCCTCGCGCCTGGCCTGGAACGCGCGGCAGGCCTGGCCGAAGGCGCCGAACATGGCCATCGAAGCGGGGTTGTCGAGGATCTGCCATTCGGGATGCCACTGCACCGCCAGGGTGAAGCCGGGCGCGGACGGCACCGAAAAGGCTTCCACCAGACCATCGTGCGACACCGCTTCGACGGCGATGCCGGGCGCGAGCCGGTCCACGCCCTGCCCGTGCAGCGAATTGACGGCGATCCACTCCACGCCGCCGAGCATGCGCTGGAAGGCGCCGCCTTGTGTGAGGATGACGTCGTGGGCCGGGCCGTACTGGTCTTCGATGGACGCGTCGGGGTCTTCGCGGTGGTCCATCTTGCCTTCGACTTCCTGCACCGCCTGATACAGGCTGCCGCCGAGGGCCACGTTTATCTCCTGGAACCCGCGGCATACCGCGATCAGGGGGATGCCGCGTTCGAGGGCGGCGCGGATCAGCGGCAAGGTGGTGGCGTCGCGCGCGCGGTCCTGCGGCAGGCTCGGGTCGAGCACGTCCTGGTCGTAGCAGCTCGGATGCACGTTCGAGGCCGAACCGGTGAGCATGATGCCGTCGCACACCGACAGCGACGCCTCCAGATCGAGCGCGGCGCCGAGCGCGGGCAGGATCATGGGAGCGCAGTCGGCGCCGAGGACGACGGCGTCGACATATTTAAGCTGCGCGGCGTGATACGGATGAGGTCCGATCTGGCGCGTGCAGGCGGGAACGAGGACGATAGGGCGGCGCATGATTGTCGGTATAGGAACGAATGACGCTCTCGTTTCATCATAATGGCTAATCGGCCTGATGGCGAGTGCTGCTTGATCCATCTCAAATGGACTCCTTAGGGTTGACGTAAATCAATACGTTCCCACCATTAGAGCTTACCGGCAAGTTGTCAAAGATGCCAACACGAACCGCCGTGGCTGAAGAATTGCTTGACTGGAATTAATTTCTTAATTGAGGTCAGACCCCGGCGGGGGGGGGGGTGAAGCCAACTTGAGCATGGGCCTGCCAGCCCAGGCGCGCTTGTGCAGGGACAAAAGCTTGCGCGCGCCGCTGCCGGGCAATCGATGGCAAAAAACGCTAAGATGATTGCCCGGCCTTCGCGCCCAGCCCTCTGACGAAAGCTCCCCTATGTTGAACCTGAAAGACCCGTCGCTGCTGCGGCAACAATGTTTTATCGATGGCGAATGGCGCGATGCGGACAATGCGGCCACCATCACGGTCACCAATCCGGCCACCGGCGAGACGCTCGGCACGGTGCCGCGCATGGGCGCGCTTGAAACCGCGCGCGCCATCGCGGCGGCCAACG
Protein-coding regions in this window:
- a CDS encoding polyamine ABC transporter substrate-binding protein, translated to MKTIGRIAQCFILGLAAAAKVALAAPEEEKILNIYNWSDYIADDTVRNFEKETGIKVRYDLFDSNEVLHAKLTAGKTGYDIVVPTAHWARLQIDGGLLRPLDKASLPNLANLDPALQTLVKRLDPDNKHLVVWLWGYTTLGINVDKVKAALGSLPMPDNVWDLVFDPRYASKLKSCGISFLDSPSEVLPAALLYIGKPAYSKNSADYQDAARMLQAIRPSVTLFSSAGYINDLANGALCVSLGWSGDINIARQRAIDSKNGQNIVALVPKSATLMFDTMAIPADAPHPGNAHLWINYILRPEVHASLTNKVFYANPNAAATRLVRPDIAGNHTVYLPDTDKQRMVVPEPLSADARRTMTRVFTRFKTGM
- a CDS encoding glutamine synthetase family protein: MAIRENFTYTDMDLWLNEKRVTEIECLIPDLTGVARGKILPRGKFTQERGMRIPEAVLGMTVTGNYPVDDEAYDRAISATDRDMILKADPTTITMVPWAVDPTAQVIHDCYFADGKLVDFAPRTVLRRVLKLYADKGWKPVVAPELEFYLTAKNIDPDLPLKPPIGRSGRAETSRQVYSIDAVNEFDPLFEDIYDYCELMNLDVDTLIHEIGAGQMEINFLHGDPLGLADKVFFFKRTLREAALKHDMYATFMAKPMAGEPGSAMHVHQSVVDTKTGLNIFSSEDGSASPLFKQYIGGLQRYMPSAMAIVAPYVNSYRRIVRHTAAPINIQWGLDNRTVGFRVPESGVQDRRVENRIIGADANPYLALAVTLACGYLGMTEQLEPTAMMNGSAYELPFELPQGLPEALHLLRAEDKLRTVLGERFIDVYAAIKDLEHQEFMTVISPWEREHLLLHV
- a CDS encoding gamma-glutamyl-gamma-aminobutyrate hydrolase family protein; protein product: MRRPIVLVPACTRQIGPHPYHAAQLKYVDAVVLGADCAPMILPALGAALDLEASLSVCDGIMLTGSASNVHPSCYDQDVLDPSLPQDRARDATTLPLIRAALERGIPLIAVCRGFQEINVALGGSLYQAVQEVEGKMDHREDPDASIEDQYGPAHDVILTQGGAFQRMLGGVEWIAVNSLHGQGVDRLAPGIAVEAVSHDGLVEAFSVPSAPGFTLAVQWHPEWQILDNPASMAMFGAFGQACRAFQARREGRA
- a CDS encoding aspartate aminotransferase family protein, translated to MVPSAALVASVKAATHDVYDTAEIQRQDAAHYMHPFTDHKALGERGARVMVRGDGIYLWDSEGNKILDGMSGLWCVNVGYGRTSISDAVYRQMQTLPFYNSFFNTTNVPATRLAALLVEISPPQFNHVFFTGSGSEANDTNLRMVRRYWDLKGFPQRHTIISRYNAYHGSTVAGAALGGMAGMHEQGGMIPGIEHIGQPNWLENGSGMSADEFGIVAAGWLETKILEVGPDKVAAFIGEPVQGAGGVIIPPATYWPEIGRICDKYGVLLIADEVICGFGRLGTWFGSELMQIKPDLITFAKGVTSGYVPLGGVLVGDRVADVLIHEGGDFNHGFTYSGHPVACAAALENIRILIDERLVQQVAQDTGPYLKEKFAELMDHPLVGYADSCGFVAGLNLVRKKAAAVHDCEFFEPEQGVGMICRGYMFANGIIMRAVGDRMIIAPPLVMTRAQIDEMIFKIRYCLEATLIDLQQRGWVT